The following DNA comes from Enterocloster bolteae.
CCATTGCAAGATTTTGGGGGAAACGATTATCGATGTCCTTTTTGCAAGTTTAAAATAATGGATACAAGTAATTGGACTAGATAAAAACATCAACCTTTATCCTGTTGCTATGATAACAGAATTCACTCAGTGGACGCTTAAACAAAACCGCAGGCGTAGTATATTTTTCTGGGGAACAGATGGAGAGGTTGCGGTTGATTAAAGACCATATTGCAAGTTCTTTGAGCATTCTGCCGGAGGATTTGGACCTGACACCATTTGATAGAAAAGGTGGATTGTTTGGCTTTTGTGAAGCATTTGGAGAACAGTATAAAGAAATTTTAGAGGAAATGAAATATGGAATTGGTAGCATAAAGGAGAAATACTATGGCAATTGATTTTGATACTCCAATGACTTTTTATGAATTACTGGCAGTTATATTGGCTGCTATTGCAATCATTATTCCTATAGTACAGGCGATTTGGAAAAAGTGGTTTAAAAAAGCAAAACTTAATTATATTTCAAATGGTAAAGCAAAACTTTTATTCAATCAAAGTGGTTCATATTTGCAAATTGATGGTGTATATGAAGCAATAAATAAACCTATTTCGGTTAAAAAAGTTACTGTTCAGATCAATCGACAAAAGGATGATGCAAAATTAAATTTGTTATGGTCGAGTTTCAGATCTCCAGTTTACCAAAATATAGCAGGAAATGCTCTACAAACAACGGAAACAGCACATCCTTTTCGAATTGAGGAAGATAGTATCATGTGTGCTTTTATAGAATTTGCAGATGTTTTTGACTCTTTTGGAAAAACTTTTATGCAGGAAACTAAACCTTTATTTGAAAATATAGTACGAATACGCAAAGATTATGCAGATTATGCAGAGGCATTAAGCGAATATCAATCTTTAGAAGAATACAAAAAGGCTAAATCAATTATTGAAAAGGAGTTCTTTTGGAATATAGGTCAGTATAGGATAGAAATAGAAACATTTTATAAAAATGAGTCTGTTAAATATTCTTTTACATTTTCAATAAGTGAAAGTGATTATAGACAACTAAAATCCAATATTGATGAATCTTTAGTTTCTCCTCTAAAAGATAGATACGCAATAATGAGAAACTATCAATGGGCAGATATTGAACTAAAAGAAGCATAATTTAATTAAGGAGAAAATGTGAATGAATCAAGTTGAACTCGGAACAATTCTACATATGGAAAAAGGTAAAAAGCCCCAAAAACAAAGTAAGGAAATAGAAGATGGTTTTTTACCATATGTAGACATAAAGGCTTTTGAAAAGGGAATTATTGATAGTTATGCTTCTCCAGAAAAGTGCGTGCTTTGTGATGATGGTGATTTACTTATCGTATGCGATGGCTCTCGATCTGGTCTTACTGGACGAGCCATCAAAGGAGTAGTAGGGTCTACGCTCTCCAAAATTAGTGCAGACGGTTTAACGAGAGAATATCTAAGGTACTTTATTCAAAGTAAATATACACTATTAAATACTCAAAAAAAAGGAACGGGTACACCGCATTTAAATGCTCAAATATTAAAACAATCCAAGTTAATTATTCCTTCACTACCAGAGCAAGAGAGGATTGTCGCAAGGATTGAGGAGTTGTTCTCCGAACTGGATAAGGCAGTTGAAACGCTGAAAACCACGAAGCAGCAGCTTGCAGTCTACCGTCAGGCGGTGCTGAAAGAGGCGTTTTCCTGTGCTGATACATTTGAGCCATTTGGGAGTATTATGACTTCACGTCTGGGTAAGATGCTTGATAAAGAAAAAAATGTAGGTCTGCCAGAACAATATATTCGTAATATTAATGTCCGATGGTTTTCGTTTGATTTATCTGATTTGCTAAAAATGCGTATTGAGACAAAAGAAATTGAAAAATATAGTATTAAATATGGAGATCTTATAATTTGCGAGGGTGGAGAACCTGGGAGATGTGCTGTTTGGGATCGAAATGATAGTATTTTTTATCAGAAAGCACTACATAGAGTTCGTTTTAAAAATGGTGAAAATCCCAAGCTTTATATGTATTATTTGTGGTTTATATCACAAACAGGAGAATTAGAAAAATATTTCACTGGAACAGGAATAAAGCATTTAACAGGGCAATCCCTACTAAAAGTTCCTGTTCCAATTATAAGTATTTCTAAACAAAATACTGTTGTACTAAAAATTGAGTCCCAACTATCCGTCTGCAACCAAATTGAAAAAATGATTGAGCAATCTTTGCAACAGGCAGAAGCCATGCGTCAAAGTATTCTAAAACAAGCGTTTGAAGGAAGGTTAGTGTGATGCAGATTATTGATTGGTTAAATAAGAATAGTGGTGCAATGACCTTTTTAATAACAGTTGTATATGTGGTTGCAACAATTGCCATTTGTCAGGCAAATATTAAATCTGCAAAAGCTACTCGTGAGCAGTTAGAGGTATCAAAAACTCAATTTGAAGAAACAAAGCGGTTAGAATTTTTACCGTATTTACAATTTCAACAAATTTCTTCTTCACAAAATGAGTATAAATTAAAATTGGTATTATGTGATAAAGATATTGACGGTGGGACATATGTATGCTGTTTTAATGTTCAAAATATTGGGCGAGGCACAGTCAAAGATATAATATACACTTATGAATGGGATGATTTTTCGAAAAAGTACGATCGAGGACCATTTCCAATTGGAGGTTTGATGCCAAGTGGTAATTCAAATATCAGAATAGAATTTGCATTACCCAAAGAGCAACGCAATTCTGTAAAATGTGCGTTTCAACTTCATTTCAAGGATTTGTTAGAGAATGAGTACAATCAAAGAATTGAGTTTCATTTCGAATCGAAAAATACAGCACCTATGGTTTTGGAAAATTATATAGTACAATCTCCCATAGTGATCAATAAGGAGTAGAAACATGTTAGAACAAACAACAACTATAATCTCAAAAGTCTGGGGAATGTGTAATCCGCTTCGGGATGATGGCGTATCTTACGGCGATTATCTTGAACAGCTTACATACCTAATTTTTCTGAAAATGTCGGATGAATATGCAAAACCACCTTACAAACGGGATACAGGGATTCCCTCTGGCTATACTTGGTCAGATATGAATACATTAAAAGGCGCAGAGTTGGAAGACCAATATAAAGCCACACTGGAAAAACTGGGAGAACAAGCTGGCATTTTAGGACAGATATTCAAGGGCGCTGTTAACAAAATCAGCAATGCGGC
Coding sequences within:
- a CDS encoding restriction endonuclease subunit S; protein product: MNQVELGTILHMEKGKKPQKQSKEIEDGFLPYVDIKAFEKGIIDSYASPEKCVLCDDGDLLIVCDGSRSGLTGRAIKGVVGSTLSKISADGLTREYLRYFIQSKYTLLNTQKKGTGTPHLNAQILKQSKLIIPSLPEQERIVARIEELFSELDKAVETLKTTKQQLAVYRQAVLKEAFSCADTFEPFGSIMTSRLGKMLDKEKNVGLPEQYIRNINVRWFSFDLSDLLKMRIETKEIEKYSIKYGDLIICEGGEPGRCAVWDRNDSIFYQKALHRVRFKNGENPKLYMYYLWFISQTGELEKYFTGTGIKHLTGQSLLKVPVPIISISKQNTVVLKIESQLSVCNQIEKMIEQSLQQAEAMRQSILKQAFEGRLV